Proteins encoded together in one Synechococcus sp. A15-62 window:
- the rpsG gene encoding 30S ribosomal protein S7: protein MSRRNAAEKRPILPDPQFNSRLATMMVVRLMQHGKKSTAQRILSDAFGLINERTGGDPLELFETAVKNATPLVEVRARRVGGATYQVPMEVRQERGTAMALRWLVSFSRARNGRSMAQKLAGELMDAANEAGNAVRKREETHKMAEANKAFAHYRY from the coding sequence ATGTCACGCCGCAACGCCGCTGAGAAGCGCCCGATTCTTCCCGACCCGCAGTTCAACAGCCGTCTCGCCACGATGATGGTGGTACGCCTGATGCAGCACGGCAAGAAGTCGACAGCGCAACGGATCCTGTCCGACGCGTTCGGCCTGATCAACGAGCGCACCGGCGGAGATCCGCTCGAACTGTTCGAGACAGCCGTCAAGAACGCCACCCCTCTGGTGGAAGTGCGCGCCCGCCGTGTCGGTGGTGCTACTTACCAGGTGCCCATGGAAGTCCGCCAGGAGCGCGGCACCGCCATGGCCCTGCGCTGGCTGGTGAGCTTCTCCCGCGCCCGCAACGGCCGGAGCATGGCCCAGAAGCTGGCTGGCGAACTGATGGATGCCGCCAACGAAGCTGGCAACGCCGTTCGCAAGCGCGAAGAAACCCACAAGATGGCCGAAGCCAACAAGGCTTTCGCCCACTACCGCTACTGA
- the rpsL gene encoding 30S ribosomal protein S12, with protein MPTIQQLIRTERSRLKAKTKSPALKSCPERRGVCTRVYTSTPKKPNSALRKVARVRLTSGFEVTAYIGGVGHNLQEHSVVLIRGGRVKDLPGVRYHIIRGTLDTAGVKDRRQSRSKYGAKAPKE; from the coding sequence ATGCCAACCATCCAACAGCTGATCCGCACTGAGCGCTCACGCCTCAAGGCCAAGACCAAATCCCCAGCCCTGAAGTCGTGCCCTGAGCGTCGCGGTGTTTGCACCCGCGTTTACACCTCGACGCCCAAAAAGCCCAACTCGGCTCTGCGCAAGGTGGCTCGTGTGCGCCTGACCTCCGGCTTTGAGGTCACGGCTTACATCGGCGGTGTCGGTCACAACCTGCAGGAGCACTCGGTGGTGTTGATCCGCGGCGGTCGCGTCAAAGACCTCCCAGGTGTCCGCTACCACATCATCCGCGGAACCCTGGATACCGCTGGCGTGAAAGACCGGCGTCAGTCCCGCTCCAAGTACGGCGCCAAGGCTCCGAAGGAGTGA
- a CDS encoding iron-sulfur cluster assembly accessory protein, with product MAANLRLTAAAAAELGRQAAVAGTPGQMHLDLTPGECAQHVLRIRAGHLAGVAIARADGVTLHAPAEQLKLLEGLCLDYRGDLSGGGFLIRNSDGVEPCACGSAFSRI from the coding sequence ATGGCTGCCAATCTGCGGCTGACCGCCGCCGCTGCTGCTGAGCTGGGGCGACAGGCGGCCGTGGCGGGAACACCGGGGCAGATGCATCTCGATCTCACTCCCGGGGAGTGCGCACAACACGTGCTGCGCATCCGGGCAGGACATCTGGCAGGCGTCGCGATCGCAAGAGCCGATGGCGTGACCCTGCACGCCCCGGCGGAACAGCTCAAATTGCTTGAAGGTCTTTGCCTGGACTACCGGGGCGACCTGAGTGGCGGTGGTTTTCTGATCCGCAACAGCGATGGTGTTGAACCCTGTGCCTGCGGCAGTGCATTCAGCCGCATTTGA
- a CDS encoding phosphodiester glycosidase family protein has translation MLAFAPLPPPPPELRPVPNQSGEEVLIGQERSKSVWLWKGSDAEPEELWLPLEVLESRLGFRRVSRLDGEALEWFGRTVSLTALATRSLGDEVGLEVSDWLAATGVRFKVRGNTLELRLPPPTVNNLRRGKGSTADRLVLDLNGPALVQRLNGDLLLELKLSRTQQRQLKAWGLTPQQHRHGGLVLKGQATKLRSLSLASPWRVVLDGVQIGGRRPAQSAHLPLRDPAVAEWLRRGFVLEQRTIKVGVKPIQVFRAGGQLSRLGITLQPLVKAEQQQGLRFLPQLSQPAGALVAVNGGFFNRINQLPLGAVRHQGIWLSGPILNRGVIAWGASGDLQFGRLRLNQTLRVNNGRRWGLMALNSGYVQKGLSLYTPAWGPRYRALSGEEEALLIRGGRVETTFDQRSLQSGIAIPENAALVVARGRTPLPARPGDQIQVTERSSSPLAQQPNVLGGGPLLMQNGRVVLNGRQEGFSPGFMSLAAPRTVVAQGASGQWLMTLRGAAGSDPTLVETALAAQQLGLRDALNMDGGSSTTLVVAGRTVMNGRSSSPRVHNGLGLIPL, from the coding sequence ATGCTTGCCTTTGCCCCACTTCCCCCGCCACCACCTGAGCTTCGCCCTGTGCCGAACCAGAGCGGTGAGGAGGTGCTGATCGGGCAAGAACGGAGCAAATCGGTTTGGCTCTGGAAGGGCAGCGACGCAGAACCGGAAGAACTTTGGCTGCCCTTGGAGGTTCTGGAATCCCGTCTGGGTTTCCGGCGGGTGTCCCGTCTCGATGGAGAGGCACTGGAATGGTTCGGTCGAACGGTCTCCCTCACCGCATTGGCCACCCGTTCGCTCGGTGATGAAGTCGGCCTCGAAGTGAGCGACTGGCTTGCCGCAACTGGCGTGCGCTTCAAAGTGCGGGGAAACACCTTGGAGCTTCGGCTGCCCCCTCCAACGGTGAACAACCTGCGCCGCGGCAAGGGTTCGACAGCTGATCGCCTGGTGCTTGACCTGAACGGCCCCGCCCTGGTGCAGCGGTTAAACGGCGACCTGTTGCTGGAGCTCAAGCTGTCGCGGACCCAGCAACGTCAACTCAAGGCGTGGGGACTCACCCCACAGCAGCATCGCCACGGCGGCCTTGTGCTGAAGGGACAAGCCACCAAGCTGAGGAGCCTGAGCCTGGCGTCCCCCTGGAGGGTGGTGCTGGATGGCGTGCAGATCGGCGGTCGCCGCCCAGCCCAGAGCGCACATCTGCCCCTGCGCGACCCAGCTGTGGCCGAATGGCTGAGGCGGGGCTTCGTTTTGGAGCAACGCACCATCAAGGTGGGGGTGAAACCCATTCAGGTGTTCCGTGCCGGCGGCCAGCTGAGCCGTCTCGGCATCACCCTTCAGCCCCTGGTCAAAGCCGAGCAGCAACAGGGCCTGCGTTTTCTGCCTCAGCTCTCCCAACCCGCAGGGGCACTGGTCGCAGTCAACGGAGGCTTTTTCAATCGGATCAATCAACTCCCCCTGGGGGCCGTTCGGCATCAGGGGATCTGGCTGTCCGGTCCGATCCTGAATCGCGGCGTGATCGCTTGGGGAGCCTCAGGGGATCTGCAGTTCGGCCGGCTGCGGCTGAACCAGACGCTGCGGGTGAACAACGGTCGCCGTTGGGGCCTGATGGCACTCAACAGCGGCTACGTCCAGAAGGGACTGAGCCTCTACACACCTGCATGGGGGCCCCGCTACCGGGCCCTGAGCGGAGAAGAGGAAGCTCTGTTAATTCGAGGTGGGCGCGTCGAGACAACCTTCGACCAGCGCAGCCTGCAAAGCGGAATCGCCATTCCCGAAAACGCAGCGCTGGTCGTCGCCCGCGGGCGCACGCCACTGCCGGCTCGACCTGGTGATCAAATCCAGGTGACAGAGCGATCCAGCTCTCCCCTGGCCCAACAGCCCAATGTTCTGGGGGGCGGTCCCCTCCTGATGCAGAACGGCCGCGTGGTGCTGAATGGACGTCAGGAGGGATTCAGCCCTGGCTTCATGAGCTTGGCGGCACCAAGAACAGTTGTGGCTCAGGGAGCGAGCGGTCAGTGGCTGATGACCTTGCGCGGGGCCGCCGGCAGTGATCCCACCCTTGTGGAAACAGCTCTGGCTGCCCAGCAACTGGGCCTGCGCGATGCCTTGAACATGGATGGCGGCAGTTCCACCACCCTTGTGGTGGCCGGACGAACCGTGATGAACGGCCGAAGCAGCTCCCCGAGAGTCCACAACGGCCTGGGTCTCATCCCCCTCTGA
- the gltB gene encoding glutamate synthase large subunit has translation MSDAIRSAVWPYCDSPAPEVVAGEKDACGVGFLAQLQGQASHWVLEQALRGLGCMEHRGGCGGDGDSGDGAGVLCEIPWSYLKAVWPEAAAARGLGMMFMPTDASRRAEVRGLCDEEARALGMQPLGWRTVPVAPEVLGPLARATAPVIEQWVLNGDADDAIFDGQLLRLRRRIGARVRAALGAEVAQDVYVASLSSRTVVYKGMVRSEVLAQFYADLQDPRFEVSFAVYHRRFSTNTLPRWPLAQPMRLLGHNGEINTLLGNLNWAKASEASLENVWGEAADDLIPVVNSAFSDSANLDATLELMVRSGRSITDSLITLVPEAFRNQPDLDSRPDVTAMYEFNAGIQEPWDGPALLVFADGKRVGATLDRNGLRPARWCTTADGFVIMGSETGVVDLSGKTIVQKGRLGPGQMVAVDLERGELLDNWSVKEDAAQRFPYGEWLQQHRRGVAPQPWTQDRQVGELDLLRLQTAMGFTAEDFDLIIEDMAALGKEPTYCMGDDIPLAVLSDKPHLLYDYFKQRFAQVTNPPIDPLREKLVMSLEMHLGERRPALKPQPEAASVIHLETPVLNEAELAAISEQGLPVKTVSTQVAVESCAGGLQQAIAALCSVAEQAVRDGAQVLVLSDRVDGTGAAAPLTPTTVAMPALLAVGAVHHHLLRQKLRLQCSLVVDTAQCWSTHHMACLIGYGASAVCPWLTWETTRHWLDHPKTKKRIEQGKLPALDANQAQANVRESLENGLRKILSKIGISLLASYHGAQIFEAIGLGADVVETAFTGTTSRVAGMTLAELANETLSMHAKAFPELNRSKLEFMGFVQYRSGAEYHRNNPELSKALHKAVAHGPGYDHFSTYQALLENRPVMALRDLLEFKLAPTPVPLDQVESIESICTRFCTGGMSLGALSREAHEVLAVAMNRIGGKSNSGEGGEDPARFQILKDVDGEGRSTSFPSIGGLRNGDTACSAIKQVASGRFGVTAEYLRSGKQLEIKVAQGAKPGEGGQLPGPKVDKYIAWLRNSKPGVALISPPPHHDIYSIEDLAQLIHDLHQVHPAAPVSVKLVAEIGIGTIAAGVAKANADVIQISGHDGGTGASPLSSIKHAGSPWELGLTEVHRSLVENGLRDRVLLRADGGLKTGWDVVIAALLGAEEYGFGSIAMIAEGCVMARVCHTNNCPVGVATQKENLRKRFTGIPEHVVNFFWYVAEEVRQLMSLLGVTRLEELIGRTDLLQARSVDLAKTKGVDLSSLLAPISGAEDRSWLRHSDQAHGNGPILEDQLLVDAELMAALENHGAISRSIEIINTDRSVCARLAGEIAQRHGNRGFKGQLDLTFRGAAGQSFGAFLVQGMQVRLEGEANDYVGKGMNSGCITLVPSDGCASPGDQVILGNTCLYGATGGELFAHGRAGERFGVRNSGARTVVEGAGDHCCEYMTGGVVVVLGSTGRNVGAGMTGGVTFLLDEEGRVAPRVNPEIVEVCTITTHEQESLLEGLLERHVALTGSEKAAALLADWSAAKGRFKVLVPPSEREAMGLADKQAVAA, from the coding sequence ATGTCTGACGCCATCCGTTCTGCTGTCTGGCCTTATTGCGACAGCCCTGCACCTGAGGTTGTTGCGGGTGAGAAGGATGCGTGTGGCGTTGGTTTCCTGGCTCAGCTCCAGGGGCAGGCCAGTCACTGGGTGCTGGAGCAGGCCCTGCGTGGTTTGGGATGCATGGAGCACCGTGGTGGTTGCGGTGGTGATGGCGACTCCGGCGATGGCGCAGGTGTGTTGTGTGAGATCCCCTGGTCCTATTTGAAAGCTGTTTGGCCCGAGGCGGCTGCAGCTCGTGGTCTCGGCATGATGTTCATGCCGACGGATGCCAGCCGTCGTGCTGAGGTGCGTGGCCTTTGTGATGAAGAGGCCAGAGCCCTTGGCATGCAGCCTCTGGGGTGGCGAACGGTGCCTGTCGCCCCTGAGGTTCTCGGCCCTTTGGCCCGTGCCACAGCTCCTGTGATCGAGCAGTGGGTGCTGAATGGTGATGCGGACGACGCAATCTTCGACGGGCAGCTGCTGCGGTTGAGGCGACGCATCGGTGCCCGTGTGCGGGCCGCTCTGGGTGCTGAGGTGGCCCAGGACGTTTATGTCGCCTCCCTGAGCAGCCGAACGGTTGTTTACAAGGGGATGGTGCGATCCGAGGTGCTGGCGCAGTTCTACGCCGATCTGCAGGACCCTCGATTTGAGGTGAGTTTTGCGGTGTATCACCGCCGTTTCAGCACCAACACCCTGCCGCGCTGGCCTCTGGCGCAGCCGATGCGGCTTCTCGGCCACAACGGCGAAATCAACACGCTTCTGGGCAACCTCAACTGGGCCAAGGCTTCAGAAGCCAGCCTCGAGAACGTCTGGGGTGAGGCGGCTGATGACCTGATTCCGGTGGTGAACTCTGCCTTCAGCGATTCCGCCAACCTGGATGCCACTCTGGAATTGATGGTGCGCAGTGGTCGGTCGATCACCGACAGCCTGATCACGCTGGTGCCCGAAGCGTTTCGCAATCAGCCCGATCTCGACAGCCGTCCCGATGTGACGGCGATGTACGAATTCAACGCGGGCATTCAGGAACCTTGGGACGGCCCGGCCCTGTTGGTGTTCGCCGACGGCAAGCGGGTGGGCGCCACGTTGGATCGCAACGGGCTGCGTCCGGCGCGTTGGTGCACCACCGCTGACGGCTTCGTGATCATGGGATCGGAGACCGGCGTGGTGGATCTCAGCGGCAAGACGATTGTTCAGAAAGGTCGTCTTGGCCCGGGTCAGATGGTGGCCGTTGATCTCGAACGTGGCGAGTTGCTCGACAACTGGTCGGTGAAGGAAGACGCGGCGCAGCGCTTCCCCTATGGCGAGTGGCTGCAGCAGCATCGCCGCGGTGTGGCCCCCCAGCCTTGGACCCAGGACCGGCAGGTGGGTGAACTCGATCTGCTGCGGTTGCAGACCGCGATGGGGTTCACCGCTGAAGATTTCGATCTGATCATCGAAGACATGGCGGCTCTCGGTAAGGAGCCGACCTACTGCATGGGTGATGACATCCCCCTGGCGGTGCTCTCCGACAAGCCGCACCTGCTTTACGACTACTTCAAGCAGCGCTTCGCCCAGGTCACCAACCCTCCGATCGACCCCCTGCGGGAAAAGCTGGTGATGAGCCTGGAGATGCATCTGGGTGAGCGCCGGCCCGCCCTGAAGCCCCAGCCGGAAGCGGCCTCCGTCATCCATCTGGAGACGCCCGTTTTGAACGAGGCTGAGCTGGCGGCCATCAGTGAGCAGGGCTTGCCCGTCAAGACGGTGTCCACCCAGGTTGCTGTGGAGTCGTGTGCGGGAGGCCTGCAACAGGCCATCGCGGCGCTGTGCAGCGTTGCGGAGCAGGCGGTGCGTGACGGAGCCCAAGTTCTGGTGCTGTCCGACCGGGTCGATGGCACGGGGGCTGCTGCCCCGCTGACCCCCACAACAGTGGCGATGCCGGCCTTGCTGGCTGTGGGTGCTGTTCATCACCATCTGCTGCGCCAGAAGCTGCGGCTGCAGTGCTCTCTGGTGGTGGATACGGCCCAGTGCTGGAGCACCCATCACATGGCCTGCCTGATCGGTTACGGCGCCAGTGCCGTCTGCCCTTGGCTCACCTGGGAAACCACTCGCCACTGGCTGGATCACCCCAAGACCAAGAAGCGGATCGAACAGGGCAAGTTGCCCGCCCTGGATGCCAATCAGGCCCAGGCCAACGTTCGTGAGTCGCTGGAGAACGGCCTGCGCAAGATCCTCTCCAAGATCGGAATTTCATTGCTGGCCAGCTATCACGGCGCTCAGATCTTTGAAGCGATCGGCCTGGGAGCGGATGTGGTGGAGACCGCCTTCACCGGAACGACCAGCCGTGTTGCCGGCATGACGCTGGCCGAGCTGGCGAACGAAACGCTCTCGATGCATGCCAAGGCCTTCCCGGAGCTCAATCGCAGCAAGCTCGAATTCATGGGCTTTGTTCAGTACCGCAGTGGGGCGGAGTACCACCGCAACAACCCTGAGCTGTCGAAGGCGCTCCATAAGGCGGTGGCCCATGGCCCTGGTTACGACCATTTCTCCACCTACCAGGCCTTGTTGGAGAACCGACCGGTGATGGCCCTGCGAGACCTGTTGGAGTTCAAGTTGGCTCCCACCCCAGTCCCCCTGGATCAGGTGGAGAGCATCGAGAGCATTTGCACCCGCTTCTGCACAGGCGGGATGAGCCTGGGCGCTTTGTCCCGCGAAGCCCACGAAGTGTTGGCCGTGGCGATGAATCGCATCGGCGGCAAGAGCAACAGCGGTGAAGGCGGTGAGGACCCAGCGCGCTTCCAGATCCTCAAGGATGTGGATGGGGAGGGCCGTTCCACCTCATTCCCCAGCATTGGTGGTTTGCGCAATGGGGACACCGCCTGCTCGGCGATCAAGCAGGTGGCTTCAGGCCGTTTCGGTGTGACGGCGGAATACCTGCGCAGCGGCAAGCAGTTGGAGATCAAGGTGGCCCAGGGTGCCAAGCCTGGTGAAGGCGGTCAGCTGCCAGGGCCCAAGGTCGATAAGTACATCGCCTGGTTGCGCAACAGCAAGCCAGGTGTGGCCTTGATTTCACCACCACCACACCACGACATTTATTCGATTGAAGACCTGGCGCAGCTGATCCATGACCTGCATCAGGTGCATCCCGCTGCTCCCGTGAGCGTGAAGCTGGTGGCTGAGATCGGCATCGGCACCATCGCTGCGGGTGTGGCCAAGGCCAACGCCGATGTGATCCAGATCTCCGGTCACGACGGTGGCACGGGCGCATCTCCTTTGAGTTCGATCAAGCATGCCGGCAGCCCCTGGGAGCTGGGCCTCACCGAGGTGCACCGCTCCCTGGTGGAGAACGGTCTGCGTGATCGTGTTCTGCTGCGCGCCGATGGAGGCCTGAAGACCGGCTGGGACGTGGTGATTGCTGCTCTGCTGGGGGCGGAGGAATACGGCTTCGGCTCGATCGCGATGATCGCCGAGGGCTGCGTTATGGCTCGCGTCTGTCACACCAACAACTGCCCTGTGGGTGTGGCCACGCAGAAGGAGAACCTGCGCAAGCGTTTCACCGGTATTCCTGAGCATGTCGTCAATTTCTTCTGGTACGTCGCAGAGGAAGTGCGTCAGCTGATGAGCCTGCTCGGCGTCACCCGCCTCGAGGAGCTGATCGGCCGCACCGATCTGCTCCAGGCCCGCTCGGTTGATCTGGCCAAGACCAAGGGTGTGGATCTCTCCAGCCTGCTGGCTCCGATCAGCGGTGCCGAAGATCGTTCCTGGCTTCGCCACAGCGACCAGGCTCACGGCAATGGACCGATCCTCGAGGATCAGCTCCTGGTTGACGCTGAGCTGATGGCTGCCCTGGAGAACCACGGTGCCATCAGCCGCAGCATCGAGATCATCAACACCGATCGCAGTGTCTGTGCCCGTCTGGCCGGTGAAATCGCCCAGCGCCATGGAAACCGCGGCTTCAAGGGACAGCTCGATCTCACCTTCCGGGGTGCCGCAGGCCAGAGCTTCGGGGCCTTCCTGGTGCAGGGCATGCAGGTTCGTCTGGAAGGCGAGGCCAACGACTACGTGGGCAAGGGCATGAACAGTGGTTGCATCACCCTGGTGCCATCAGACGGTTGTGCCTCTCCAGGGGATCAGGTGATCCTCGGCAACACCTGCCTCTACGGGGCCACCGGCGGAGAGTTGTTTGCCCATGGCCGGGCAGGCGAGCGCTTCGGTGTTCGCAACAGCGGTGCCCGCACGGTTGTGGAGGGAGCTGGTGACCACTGCTGTGAGTACATGACAGGTGGTGTCGTCGTCGTTCTCGGCAGCACCGGTCGCAATGTCGGCGCTGGCATGACCGGTGGTGTGACCTTCTTGCTGGATGAAGAGGGGCGTGTTGCTCCTCGGGTAAACCCGGAGATTGTTGAGGTCTGCACCATCACCACCCATGAGCAGGAGTCTCTGCTGGAGGGTCTGCTGGAAAGGCATGTGGCGCTCACGGGAAGCGAGAAGGCTGCTGCTCTCCTGGCCGATTGGTCTGCGGCGAAGGGTCGCTTCAAGGTGTTGGTCCCCCCCAGTGAACGGGAGGCGATGGGATTGGCCGACAAGCAGGCTGTGGCGGCCTAG
- a CDS encoding YciI family protein, translating into MAWFVKTETFTAVAAALPVEQRRPTLEAHRRWVADEAAAGRRLRSGYLVDGDRRPGGGGLLMFEASSYTDALAWVQNDPMIIAGLVDWQVQEWIPVSGDGWP; encoded by the coding sequence GTGGCCTGGTTCGTCAAGACTGAAACATTCACGGCTGTCGCCGCCGCCCTCCCTGTTGAGCAGCGGCGACCCACCTTGGAGGCTCACCGCCGTTGGGTTGCAGATGAAGCTGCAGCCGGCCGCCGTCTACGCAGCGGTTACCTGGTGGATGGCGACCGGCGTCCGGGCGGCGGTGGGCTACTGATGTTTGAGGCGTCGTCCTACACCGATGCCCTGGCGTGGGTCCAGAACGACCCGATGATCATCGCCGGCCTGGTGGACTGGCAGGTGCAGGAATGGATCCCCGTCAGCGGGGATGGCTGGCCATGA
- the lipA gene encoding lipoyl synthase translates to MLKPEWLRVKAPQRERIGAVADLLLDLNLNTVCQEASCPNIGECFAGGTATFLIMGPGCTRACPYCDIDFDKSVRELDPTEPQRLGEAVARLGLKHVVITSVNRDDLADGGASQFVACIEQVKQRSPLTTIELLIPDFCGNWDALATVMTAAPHVLNHNIETVPRMYRLARPQGIYERSLELLQRVREQWPKAYSKSGLMVGLGETDEEVIETLRDLRKHKVDIVTIGQYLSPGPKHLAVDRFVTPAQFETYRTVGEEELGFLQVVSTPLTRSSYHAGEVQRLMASHPR, encoded by the coding sequence GTGCTCAAGCCGGAGTGGTTGCGCGTTAAAGCTCCGCAGCGCGAGCGAATCGGCGCCGTGGCCGACCTGCTGCTGGACTTAAATCTGAACACGGTCTGCCAGGAGGCGAGCTGCCCCAACATCGGCGAATGCTTTGCAGGCGGCACCGCCACGTTTTTGATCATGGGGCCCGGCTGCACCCGCGCCTGCCCCTACTGCGACATCGACTTCGACAAGAGCGTCCGTGAGCTCGATCCCACCGAGCCGCAACGGCTTGGGGAAGCTGTGGCCCGTCTGGGCCTGAAGCACGTGGTGATCACTTCGGTGAACCGCGACGATCTCGCCGATGGAGGTGCGTCCCAGTTCGTTGCCTGCATCGAACAGGTGAAGCAACGCTCACCGCTCACCACGATCGAGCTGCTGATTCCCGACTTCTGCGGCAACTGGGATGCCCTGGCAACGGTGATGACCGCCGCCCCCCACGTGCTGAACCACAACATTGAAACGGTGCCGCGGATGTACCGCCTGGCGCGGCCCCAGGGCATCTATGAACGCTCCCTGGAGCTGCTGCAACGGGTGAGGGAGCAATGGCCCAAGGCCTACAGCAAGTCGGGACTGATGGTGGGGCTCGGGGAAACCGATGAGGAGGTGATCGAGACTCTCCGGGATCTGCGCAAACACAAGGTCGACATCGTCACCATTGGTCAGTACCTCTCACCTGGCCCAAAGCACCTGGCCGTCGACCGTTTTGTCACTCCGGCTCAATTCGAGACCTACAGAACAGTGGGCGAAGAGGAGCTGGGCTTCCTCCAGGTGGTCAGCACACCACTCACCCGCAGCAGCTACCACGCCGGCGAGGTGCAACGGCTCATGGCCAGCCATCCCCGCTGA
- the cobJ gene encoding precorrin-3B C(17)-methyltransferase, which produces MPLLERLLLRGHIERIKPADQDISTALDVHWTAENVVLFVGAVGAVTRLIAARIQGKEKDPAVLVLDPKGEFIIPLLGGHSAGAEQRAREIAMDLGGQAVITGACAHEGRLPLDAFGEGWGWKRRGSVAHWRDLMVRQSQGSSISVHQSSGSTAWRGPEGHPLLHNIDPRGGADAADLVIGARRQGDCQWHPATLWIGIGCERNTSVSLVEKAIAEALATAGLAEEAVAGMASAARKADEPALQELSRTRAWPFRTFVEHALASIDVPNPSEVVRQEMGTASVAEAAALLAAGEQGHLIQPKRISRPATGEQGAVTVAIAEAALPYAPERGELHLVGSGPGDLSLLSGDAKAALSRCCAWVGYSLYLDLLEPLRRPDQVRFDGQLTREWDRCTEALRLAQQGAKVALISSGDSGIYGMAGLALELLLQQPEQERPSFSVHPGISAFQLAAARAGAPLMHDFCCVSLSDRLTPWAVIEKRLEAAAAGDFVLALYNPRSKGRDWQLGHAKGILLKHRPPTTPVTLARQLGRAEESRELTSLERLEPESVDMLTLVLIGNSSSRADGDWMVTPRGYPGASLQ; this is translated from the coding sequence ATGCCGCTGTTGGAGCGTTTGCTGCTGCGCGGCCACATCGAGCGGATCAAGCCAGCCGATCAAGACATCAGCACCGCCCTTGATGTGCACTGGACGGCAGAGAACGTCGTGTTGTTCGTGGGCGCCGTGGGAGCAGTGACGCGCCTGATTGCAGCTCGGATCCAAGGCAAAGAGAAGGATCCAGCCGTTCTGGTGCTTGACCCGAAAGGAGAATTCATTATTCCGCTTCTGGGAGGCCATTCCGCAGGCGCCGAACAGCGCGCCCGAGAGATCGCGATGGATCTCGGCGGGCAGGCGGTGATCACGGGCGCCTGCGCCCATGAAGGACGTCTCCCCCTGGATGCCTTTGGGGAGGGCTGGGGCTGGAAACGCAGGGGATCGGTGGCCCATTGGCGCGATCTGATGGTGCGGCAATCCCAGGGATCCAGCATCAGCGTTCACCAGAGCAGTGGATCCACCGCCTGGCGAGGCCCTGAAGGCCATCCCTTGCTGCACAACATCGATCCCAGGGGGGGGGCAGACGCCGCTGATCTTGTGATCGGAGCGCGCCGTCAGGGTGATTGCCAGTGGCATCCAGCAACGCTCTGGATCGGCATCGGCTGTGAGCGCAACACCAGTGTTTCGCTGGTGGAGAAGGCCATTGCCGAGGCCTTGGCAACAGCAGGACTGGCGGAGGAGGCTGTCGCCGGAATGGCCAGCGCAGCGCGGAAAGCTGATGAACCGGCCCTGCAAGAGCTAAGCCGCACCAGGGCATGGCCGTTCCGAACCTTTGTGGAGCACGCCCTTGCATCCATCGACGTGCCAAATCCCTCCGAAGTGGTGCGCCAGGAAATGGGGACTGCGTCTGTGGCTGAAGCAGCGGCCTTGCTGGCTGCGGGCGAACAAGGTCATCTGATCCAGCCCAAGAGAATCAGCCGTCCGGCAACAGGGGAGCAGGGTGCCGTGACGGTGGCCATTGCCGAGGCGGCCCTCCCCTATGCGCCAGAGAGGGGAGAGCTGCACCTGGTGGGCAGTGGTCCAGGGGATCTGTCCCTGCTCAGCGGAGACGCCAAAGCAGCCCTCTCCCGTTGCTGCGCCTGGGTTGGTTACAGCCTCTACCTCGATCTTCTGGAGCCCCTGCGCCGCCCGGATCAGGTCCGATTCGATGGCCAGCTCACCCGGGAATGGGACCGCTGTACCGAAGCACTGCGCTTGGCCCAACAAGGGGCCAAAGTTGCTCTGATCTCCTCCGGCGACAGCGGGATCTACGGCATGGCGGGATTGGCCCTGGAGCTGCTGCTTCAGCAACCCGAGCAGGAGCGGCCCAGCTTCTCGGTACATCCAGGCATTTCAGCCTTCCAGCTGGCCGCCGCCCGGGCCGGGGCGCCACTGATGCATGACTTCTGCTGCGTGAGCCTCAGCGATCGCCTCACGCCGTGGGCCGTGATCGAAAAGCGACTGGAGGCCGCCGCTGCTGGAGATTTTGTGCTCGCCCTCTATAACCCGCGGTCCAAGGGCCGGGACTGGCAGCTGGGACACGCCAAGGGGATCCTGTTGAAACACCGCCCCCCCACAACCCCGGTGACGCTGGCGCGGCAGCTGGGCCGCGCAGAGGAATCCCGTGAGCTCACGAGTCTTGAGCGATTGGAGCCGGAATCCGTGGACATGCTCACGCTTGTTCTGATCGGGAACAGCAGCAGCCGTGCCGATGGTGACTGGATGGTGACGCCGCGGGGGTACCCCGGGGCAAGTCTTCAATGA